A single region of the Brachypodium distachyon strain Bd21 chromosome 3, Brachypodium_distachyon_v3.0, whole genome shotgun sequence genome encodes:
- the LOC100844076 gene encoding uncharacterized protein LOC100844076 codes for MSKKNSLSKRKKQHEFDLQREKQAKEDQAKKLQAKKSKMKIDGSDKKKGSSFKVGKKKVKTKLSALAKAKAAQAMEVDK; via the exons ATGTCGAAGAAGAACAGCCtctccaagaggaagaagcagcaCGAGTTCGACCTCCAGA GGGAGAAGCAGGCTAAGGAGGACCAGGCCAAGAAGCTGCAAGCCAAGAAATCCAAGATGAAG ATAGATGGCAGTGATAAGAAGAAGGGTAGCAGTTTTAAGGTCGGCAAGAAGAAGGTGAAGACAAAGCTTTCAGCCTTAGCAAAAGCCAAAGCCGCCCAAGCCATGGAGGTTGACAAGTGA